The Paenibacillus sp. FSL R7-0345 DNA segment AGACTTTCCACTTTGGCAGCACTCCATCTTTGTATGAATTGTCTTTACGGGTTTCATTATATCACGGCAAGACGGTTCTCAGGCAACGACTTCACAGAATACTTATCAGACAAGGGGTTAGTCATGCTTCAATATCGCCGATGGTCCAGAGGATTCCGGTTCTCTTTATGGTTTGCTTCAGGTTTTGCTGTTATTGCCCTGCTGGTGGCACTTAACAAGACCGCTTATTTTGACAATTCTATTATCCATGCCGTACAATCAGCGGAGTCACCAGGGCTGACCTCTCTGGCCAAAAGCCTGTCACTGGTCGGCTCCTCCAGTCTCGCCGTCATCATTTCACTAGTGACGATGGCGCTGCTCTTCTTTGTGTTGAGGCACAGGATGGAGCTGCTTCTGTTTCTGTGGGTAGGCCTTGGCTCTCAGCTGCTGAACACGCTGCTCAAGCTGTGGTTTCACCGCGAGCGCCCAACGATTCACCGTCTGATTGAACAGGCGGGCTACAGCTTCCCCAGCGGTCACTCCATGGCTGCCTTTTCCTTATACGGGGCTGTGGCTTACCTGCTATGGCGCCATATGCGGCGGCGGAGAGAGCGGATCCTCCTGATCCTGTTCACTGTCTTTATGACGATCGGCATCGGCTGGAGCCGGATTTATCTGGGGGTCCATTATCCCAGCGATGTGATTGGAGGGTATACGGCAAGCGGTGCCTGGCTGATGTTGTCCATTGCCTGCTTTGAAGCGTACCGGAACACGCGGAGACGGAAATGAATAAAGATCTGTTAATATAAAATGCGGACACCATCAGCCTATATAGGCTGTGGTGTCCGCACCTGGCTTTACTGGGCCGGCGTAACCGGTTTCTGTGGAGCCTTATCTGCGTGCGCATTTGCGGCAGAAGAGATGCTGAGCTTCAGCAGTGCAGGAAGTCCGGCCTTCAGCTTCTTGACTTCAGCCTTGGTCAGCTGGCCTTCCTTGAGGGACTCGTCCAGCTTGAGGCTGGCGGCTTCGCTCAGCTTCTGGATATACTGGTCCTCGCTCCAGCCCTTCTTTTCCTTGGCCAGACTGTAAAGGGTCTGCCCGCTCTTCAGGCGGTCCATCAGCTCTCTGCGGTCCATATCGAGGAGCTTTGCGGTTTCACCCAGGATGAAATGTCCGCCTCCCTTGAAGCCTTTGCTGTGATGGGGATGTGACGGCTGTTCTTTGGCGGAGCTGATATTGTCCGCTGCCGGAGCAGGCGTAGCGCCGGAACCCGTCTCGGCATAAGCAGCGGCCGGAGCCAGGCAGAGCATGACGGCTGCCGTAAATGCTGCAATTTTTCTGATCTTGTTGCTCATGCGTTCACCTCTTGGGATGGAATGGTACTGCCGTACACAGTATTACCGGGAAGCTGAAAGAAACATGAAGCCGGGCTTAAGCGCTGCTAAAATTCGCCGGCCTGGTTCATGGGTAATTACATTTGTACCCTAATAGAGATTGACGGAAGCTATACAGGATATACATATGAAATGTGAATAAACTTTAGATGAATGCTCCTCCGGCAAGATTTTGGGGGAGTTTAATGAAGTTTTTAGGAGGGATGGATTTGGCTTTTGGCGCCCGCATATTAAAAACAGGAATGGCAGTTACACTGGCACTTTATTTATCCGTACTCTTGCAGTTTTCTTCTCCTGTCGGTGCGGCCATCGCGGCAATTTTTGCCATGCAGCCGTCCATTTACCGCTCATGGCGGTATTTCCTGGACCAGATCCAGACGAGTACCATGGGAGCGGTAATTGCGCTGCTGGGCGGAATGCTCCTGTCCAATGAGCCGATTGCGGTCGGGCTCGTATGTATTCTGGTTATTATGATCAGTATGAAAATGAACCGCGCCGATACGATCGGCCTGACCCTGGTAACGGTAATCTCTGTGATGGAGGCGTCCGGGCAATGGGAGTTTGCGCTGACCCGCTTTTTGCTTACTTTAACGGGTATTGTTTCAGCATTCCTGATAAATATCAGTGTATTTCCGCCAAAGCCGCGTAAGCAGTATATTCAGCAGATTGAGAGTGTGTTCACCAGCCTGTCGCTGCTGCTGCGGACTGCAGTCTCGCATGAGATGAAGGAAAGCGTGTTCCGGGATGAAAAAAATGCGCTCGAAGGCTCAATCAAGGCGCTTGCCGATAAATACGGATTGTTCGAGGAGGAACAGAAACAGCTGCGCAGGGCAAAATACAGCCAGACCCGGCAAATGGTGGTGTACAAAAATCTGCTGCACACCCTGCAAAAGGGCTTTGCGGTTCTTGAAGCCATTGACCGCCACTATTTCCAGGCAGAGCGTACCGAACGGACGGATGAGCTGTTTGACCGTCACCTGGAGCAGCTGATTAAGTATCATGAGTACATTTTGCTCAAGTTTGAAGACAAATTGAAACCTGGAGCCAATGACTCGGAGCTGCTTGCCGAGGACAATGACCGTTTTCTCGAGGCAGCCATCCAAGGCTATGATCCGGAAAAATCTGGACAGCTGCGCTTGTCAGTGGTGGCAGCCGCGATTTATGATTATGGTTACCAGCTTGACCGGCTTGACCGGCTGGCCGATCAGATTAACCGTGTGAACAGTGACGAGAAGGAATAATCTGCAACAGAACTCAATTATATAAACTCAGACAAATGAATGGTTACAAAGAGACTTAAACGTCAACCTTTCAAAGGGGGATTTCTTGCAGTGGAGAAACATGATCAAGAATGGAAAGAAGAACAGGGGCGGGTAAGCGGGATTACCAGACTGCTTAGCGCCCGTATCCGGCAGCTCTCCGAGGAGCTGGGCCTGCACCGTACCGATGTTGTCGATATGCGTAAAGATTTCTGGGAAGAGGTTACAGTTAACTTCAGCAGCCCGGACGACCTGGGCGAGACCTCGACCAGTCTGCGGCAGCAGGCGCAAATTCTGAATGAACGTGAGCGTCACCATCTGCAGTCCAGCAAGGCGCTCAAAAAATATAGAAAACTGGTCAATTCACCTTACTTTGGCCGGATTGATTTCGCTGAGCAGCCGGACGCTGAAGGGGAGCAGATCTATCTCGGCATCGGCTCTTTAATGGAGGACGACGGCACCTTCCTGATCTATGACTGGCGTGCGCCTATTTCCAGCCTCTACTACGACGGGGCACCCGGACCGGCTGCCTATGAGACGCCGGGAGGTCTGGTGAGCGGAACAATGGAGCTTAAGCGCCAGTTCGTGATCGACAGCGGCCAGATTGAAGTGATGTTTGATACAGGAATGACCATTGGCGACGAGCTGCTGCAGCAGGTGCTGAGCCACAGCGCGGATGACCGGATGAAGAGCATTGTAGCCACGATTCAAAAGGAACAGAATGCGGTTATCCGTAACGACCGGAGCCGGATGCTGGTCGTCCAGGGGGCTGCTGGCAGCGGCAAAACCTCGGCGGCTCTCCAGCGCGTAGCCTATCTGCTGTATAAATACCGGCAAGTGCTGCAGGCTGACCAGATGCTGCTGTTCTCGCCGAATCCGCTGTTTAACAGCTACGTGTCTACTGTACTTCCTGAGCTGGGTGAGGAAAATATGCAGCAGACCACGTTCCAGATGTATCTGGAGCACAGGCTGGGCCAGGAGTTTCAGCTTGAGGACGTATTCAGCCAGACCGAGAGCCTGCTGGGCGATCCCGATCATCCGTCAGCGGCAGTCCGCCGGGAAGGAATCGGCTATAAATCCTCCGTAGCTTTTCTGGATGCGATCCGGCGGTATGTCAATCTGCTGGAACATGAGGGCATGCTGTTCAAACCGCTGATGTTCCAGGGAAAAGCGATCGTCAGCAAGGATGAGATGGAGCGTCAGTTCTATTCTTATGACCCCGCTATCAAGCTTGCGAACCGGATTGATCTGATGACCGGCTGGCTGCTCAAGCAGATTGCCGCTTTCAGCGTAGAGGAACGCAATGCGGCATGGGTAGAGGAGCAGATGGAGCTGCTTGACACCAGCGATTACCAGCGGGCGTATCAGATGACCCGGCGTAAGGGAGGCGGGCATAACGAAAGCTTTGATGATTTTGATACCGAAAAAAGCATGCTGGCCCGCTACATCGTCAGCCAGAAGCTGAAGCCGCTGCGCGGCTGGACCAAACGCGGCCGGTTCGTAGATGTCAAAGGGCTGTACAGCAGGCTCTTCGCAGACCGTGAGCTGATGGACCGGATGAATGCCGGGGCAGAAATGCCGGAAAGCTGGGACGAGATCTGCAGGCTGACGCTGGAAACCATTTCTGCCGGGGAACTGGCCTACGAGGATGCAACACCTTTCCTGTATCTGAAAGAGCTGAGCCAGGGCTTCAGGACCAATACACTGATCCGTCACGTCATTGTAGATGAAGTACAGGATTACTCCCCGTTCCAGCTGGAGTTTATGCGCCGGCTGTTCCCGCGGGCCAAAATGACAGTGCTCGGTGATCTTAATCAGGCGATTTATGCCCAGGGTGAGGTGCTGGGCGATCTGTCCAGCCTGGTTAGCATATACGGCGAGGAAAACACAGAGGTGATCTCCCTGACAAGGAGTTACCGCTCGACGTATGAGATTGTGGAATTTACCCGGGCCATGATTCCCGGGGGAGAAAGAATTGTTCCCTTCAACCGCCGGGGTGAGGCTCCTTCGCTAACTGTTGTGGAAAGTGAGCCCGAGTTGTTGTCTGCAGTGAAAGAGGACGTGCTGAAGCTGCATGCCGCAGGCTATCACTATGTTGCTGTGATCTGCAAGACAGCAGAAGAGAGCGCTGAGGTGCATGCCAAGCTGCAAAGCAGCCTGCCGGTCAGACTGGTTACCAAGGAAACCCCGAACTTCC contains these protein-coding regions:
- a CDS encoding phosphatase PAP2 family protein, which encodes MLQYRRWSRGFRFSLWFASGFAVIALLVALNKTAYFDNSIIHAVQSAESPGLTSLAKSLSLVGSSSLAVIISLVTMALLFFVLRHRMELLLFLWVGLGSQLLNTLLKLWFHRERPTIHRLIEQAGYSFPSGHSMAAFSLYGAVAYLLWRHMRRRRERILLILFTVFMTIGIGWSRIYLGVHYPSDVIGGYTASGAWLMLSIACFEAYRNTRRRK
- a CDS encoding aromatic acid exporter family protein, producing MAFGARILKTGMAVTLALYLSVLLQFSSPVGAAIAAIFAMQPSIYRSWRYFLDQIQTSTMGAVIALLGGMLLSNEPIAVGLVCILVIMISMKMNRADTIGLTLVTVISVMEASGQWEFALTRFLLTLTGIVSAFLINISVFPPKPRKQYIQQIESVFTSLSLLLRTAVSHEMKESVFRDEKNALEGSIKALADKYGLFEEEQKQLRRAKYSQTRQMVVYKNLLHTLQKGFAVLEAIDRHYFQAERTERTDELFDRHLEQLIKYHEYILLKFEDKLKPGANDSELLAEDNDRFLEAAIQGYDPEKSGQLRLSVVAAAIYDYGYQLDRLDRLADQINRVNSDEKE
- the helD gene encoding RNA polymerase recycling motor HelD, yielding MVTKRLKRQPFKGGFLAVEKHDQEWKEEQGRVSGITRLLSARIRQLSEELGLHRTDVVDMRKDFWEEVTVNFSSPDDLGETSTSLRQQAQILNERERHHLQSSKALKKYRKLVNSPYFGRIDFAEQPDAEGEQIYLGIGSLMEDDGTFLIYDWRAPISSLYYDGAPGPAAYETPGGLVSGTMELKRQFVIDSGQIEVMFDTGMTIGDELLQQVLSHSADDRMKSIVATIQKEQNAVIRNDRSRMLVVQGAAGSGKTSAALQRVAYLLYKYRQVLQADQMLLFSPNPLFNSYVSTVLPELGEENMQQTTFQMYLEHRLGQEFQLEDVFSQTESLLGDPDHPSAAVRREGIGYKSSVAFLDAIRRYVNLLEHEGMLFKPLMFQGKAIVSKDEMERQFYSYDPAIKLANRIDLMTGWLLKQIAAFSVEERNAAWVEEQMELLDTSDYQRAYQMTRRKGGGHNESFDDFDTEKSMLARYIVSQKLKPLRGWTKRGRFVDVKGLYSRLFADRELMDRMNAGAEMPESWDEICRLTLETISAGELAYEDATPFLYLKELSQGFRTNTLIRHVIVDEVQDYSPFQLEFMRRLFPRAKMTVLGDLNQAIYAQGEVLGDLSSLVSIYGEENTEVISLTRSYRSTYEIVEFTRAMIPGGERIVPFNRRGEAPSLTVVESEPELLSAVKEDVLKLHAAGYHYVAVICKTAEESAEVHAKLQSSLPVRLVTKETPNFQKGTLVLPAYLAKGVEFDAVIIYDGSQEKYGRENERKLFYTACTRAMHLLHIYSLGLPSTFLPAAARESIEANPL